A part of Candidatus Methanoperedens sp. genomic DNA contains:
- a CDS encoding DUF2240 family protein, protein MSDLTYTVSMPFKRKGKDTLKDMEFILALSLDLKWFNPEQAKTILSDAQNSGLLIREGELVRPSFDISKIELPSGWKPVIAENKTTPVITENKTIFDRIIDRIIQGTGIEKRKVIAMINKKQEEFAKQVSIEVSAILIAVENGIMVDDLIDEEYAALTTM, encoded by the coding sequence ATGTCTGATCTTACTTATACCGTATCAATGCCCTTTAAAAGAAAGGGAAAAGATACGCTAAAAGATATGGAATTTATTCTTGCGCTCTCCCTGGATTTGAAATGGTTCAATCCTGAGCAGGCAAAGACCATATTAAGCGATGCCCAGAATTCGGGGCTTTTAATACGCGAAGGAGAACTTGTACGTCCTTCATTTGATATATCAAAAATTGAGTTACCTTCCGGATGGAAACCCGTTATTGCGGAGAACAAAACAACTCCCGTTATTACGGAGAACAAAACAATTTTCGACAGGATAATTGACCGGATAATACAGGGCACGGGAATAGAAAAGAGAAAAGTAATTGCAATGATAAATAAAAAACAGGAAGAGTTTGCAAAACAGGTATCAATAGAGGTCAGCGCCATTCTCATTGCAGTTGAGAACGGGATTATGGTGGATGACCTTATCGATGAGGAGTATGCAGCTTTAACTACTATGTAG